The proteins below are encoded in one region of Hemiscyllium ocellatum isolate sHemOce1 chromosome 3, sHemOce1.pat.X.cur, whole genome shotgun sequence:
- the vgll2a gene encoding transcription cofactor vestigial-like protein 2a yields the protein MSCLDVMYQVYGPQPYFTATYSPYHQKLAFYSKMQEAADSTNISGSFSVHGSTIKEEESRGEKDRPPEAEYLSSRCVLFTYFQGDISSVVDEHFTRALSQPSSYTPASSDSKASRGSTSSWRDGAFPMNQRSFPPSFWNSAYQPSMSASLSSSLGSALAGAPTELPFGADPYSSAALHTHLHQGAPEPWHHHHYSLGSAINTQSSVYTRPSMHDVYGMGAPFDPRYSSLLVPSVRPHRFPAVPTPPCDLAKSDTASAWTTGAFTGPTSDMSQSLNLNMDAARRYPLCGGPLVS from the exons ATGAGCTGTTTGGATGTTATGTACCAAGTGTATGGTCCCCAGCCTTATTTTACAGCAACTTACAGTCCTTACCACC AGAAACTAGCGTTTTACTCGAAAATGCAGGAAGCGGCGGACAGTACAAACATCAGTGGGTCATTTTCGGTCCATGGGTCTACCATCAAAGAGGAGGAATCGCGCGGCGAGAAAGACCGTCCCCCTGAAGCAGAATATCTTAGTTCCCGCTGCGTGCTCTTCACTTACTTCCAGGGTGACATTAGCAGTGTGGTTGatgaacattttacaagggcACTGAGTCAGCCCAGCAGTTACACTCCTGCCAGCAGCGACTCGAAAGCTTCAAGGGGCAGCACCAGTTCTTGGCGAG ATGGTGCCTTCCCAATGAACCAACGGAGTTTCCCTCCATCTTTCTGGAACAGTGCTTATCAACCCTCCATGTCAGCAAGCCTAAGTAGCAGTTTGGGCAGTGCTTTGGCTGGAGCTCCCACTGAGCTGCCTTTTGGAGCTGACCCATATTCAAGTGCAGCTTTGCACACTCACCTGCACCAAGGAGCTCCTGAACCCTGGCACCACCATCATTATTCATTGGGCAGTGCCATCAACACACAGAGTTCCGTCTACACACGGCCTAGTATGCATGATGTATATGGGATGGGTGCACCTTTTGACCCACGCTACAGTTCATTGTTAGTGCCTTCAGTGAGGCCACATCGATTTCCTGCTGTCCCTACACCCCCGTGCGATCTGGCCAAGAGTGATACTGCCTCTGCATGGACCACAGGGGCTTTCACAGGGCCCACCAGTGACATGAGCCAAAGCCTTAACCTCAATATGGATGCAG CTCGCCGTTACCCCCTTTGTGGTGGACCTCTGGTAAGCTGA